One genomic region from Flavobacterium lindanitolerans encodes:
- a CDS encoding CinA family protein has translation MAIESILECSKLIAGKKLKIAFAESATAGWLASEFSFVPESGEIFLGGIVCYDVCVKEELFGIPKETIEKYTAESSEVTELLAERLVKFFRNDISVAITGLTSPGGSETPEKPVGTMFIHIKMQDKKYIAHREVFTGSPKEIISQTINKVGLLLVELLKDQK, from the coding sequence ATGGCCATAGAAAGTATTTTAGAATGCAGCAAACTTATAGCCGGGAAAAAATTAAAGATTGCTTTTGCTGAAAGTGCAACCGCGGGATGGCTCGCGTCGGAATTTTCATTCGTCCCGGAATCCGGTGAGATATTTTTGGGTGGTATTGTTTGTTATGATGTTTGTGTAAAAGAAGAACTCTTCGGCATTCCTAAAGAAACCATTGAAAAATATACGGCAGAATCTTCTGAAGTAACAGAATTGCTTGCAGAAAGACTGGTGAAATTTTTCAGAAATGATATTTCAGTAGCCATTACCGGATTAACGTCACCTGGCGGTAGTGAAACTCCGGAAAAACCTGTGGGAACTATGTTTATCCATATCAAAATGCAGGACAAAAAATATATTGCCCATAGAGAAGTATTTACGGGCAGCCCAAAAGAAATCATATCCCAGACTATAAACAAGGTAGGACTTTTGCTTGTGGAATTATTAAAAGATCAGAAGTAA
- a CDS encoding sensor histidine kinase: MRSNIHFTIGITLFLMFFAVCCKGQSTNDFSYQNIGDELYYLEDKSSAMSLTDVKKLADTEFTKGKDEILNFGNTSSAWWIKISYTAKQDLPLYLIIDAPNIEYIDAYTTDSKGQTVLFKTGSLRTTQPNVIVRNNFMLNLPVTSKIENKTIYLRLKTNNILLAPIKLATAESVIQGQEFKQGIEYIYIGLLIGLLLFNLFLYVSVRDITYLYYALYVLTLSSYLLIYIRGYGFIFGDEIRIFFNQYPHVLLSFSVIASLLFCNKFLHLRQRAPKMLGIFYGIGGLGLILFFVSALGFKHTATTIAQFLTVTVAVVAWIAGVIAYRNGHRPAKYYIVAWFFIWVTVAMVTLSLGRLIPSSEFTIQLVPIGSTLELLLLSFALGDRYKVIIKTEQEVRDENLFLVRTQNQRLEEKVHERTLQLNSTIKELESSNAIKNKLFSIIAHDLRSPLNSLLGILSLSDMQLLTPEELQELLEENKKTIKSVSYTMDNLLHWAQSQMDGLITKKDRFELKAVFDELLVLYLPLIKQKGIQLERLVEDNSIISADRNQVSLVLRNLIDNAIKFTPLGGRIWFTLQSIPEGVQFLAENEVADNPGIDIDNRIGNKMASATRGTGNEQGVGLGLILCQEYVKNNGGTFQVHQKENRIRFSVVLPGEG; this comes from the coding sequence TTGAGGTCAAACATCCATTTCACTATTGGAATAACCTTATTCCTGATGTTTTTCGCGGTATGCTGCAAGGGACAGTCGACCAATGATTTCAGTTATCAAAATATAGGTGACGAACTTTACTACCTGGAAGATAAAAGTTCAGCGATGTCATTAACCGATGTCAAAAAACTAGCCGATACCGAATTTACAAAAGGGAAGGACGAAATCCTGAATTTTGGTAACACTTCTTCGGCATGGTGGATAAAAATCAGTTACACTGCAAAGCAGGACTTGCCTCTGTATCTCATCATTGATGCGCCCAATATCGAATACATCGATGCCTACACAACCGATAGTAAAGGCCAAACAGTCCTTTTTAAGACGGGATCCCTTAGGACTACCCAGCCCAATGTAATCGTCCGAAACAACTTTATGCTGAATCTTCCGGTCACCTCAAAGATTGAAAATAAAACGATCTATCTACGATTGAAGACAAATAATATCTTGCTGGCACCAATAAAGTTGGCTACGGCAGAAAGCGTGATACAGGGGCAGGAGTTCAAACAGGGAATCGAATATATCTATATTGGGTTGTTGATTGGGCTGTTGCTGTTTAACCTGTTCCTGTATGTCAGCGTCAGGGACATCACTTATCTTTATTACGCACTATATGTACTTACGTTATCAAGCTACCTGCTTATCTATATCAGGGGATACGGTTTTATTTTTGGAGATGAAATAAGGATCTTTTTTAATCAGTATCCCCATGTTCTCCTGAGCTTTTCGGTAATAGCTTCGTTACTGTTCTGCAATAAGTTCCTCCACCTGCGGCAAAGAGCACCTAAGATGCTGGGTATTTTCTATGGGATTGGCGGCCTTGGCCTGATTCTTTTTTTTGTCAGTGCTTTGGGATTCAAACACACGGCAACAACTATTGCTCAATTCCTGACGGTAACAGTAGCCGTAGTGGCATGGATTGCAGGTGTAATTGCCTATCGGAACGGACACCGACCTGCAAAGTATTATATCGTGGCCTGGTTCTTTATCTGGGTGACTGTAGCGATGGTTACGCTAAGCCTGGGTAGACTTATCCCGTCCAGCGAATTCACGATTCAACTGGTGCCTATTGGCTCGACCCTCGAACTGCTATTGCTTTCCTTCGCACTGGGCGATCGGTATAAAGTGATTATTAAAACAGAACAAGAGGTCAGGGACGAAAATCTGTTTTTGGTAAGAACACAGAATCAACGCCTCGAGGAAAAGGTACACGAACGTACGTTACAGCTCAACAGTACGATCAAGGAGCTGGAGAGTTCCAATGCCATCAAGAACAAACTGTTTTCAATCATTGCACACGATCTTAGAAGCCCGTTGAATAGCCTTTTAGGTATACTGTCGCTGAGCGACATGCAGCTGTTGACTCCAGAGGAATTGCAGGAACTACTCGAAGAAAATAAAAAAACAATCAAATCAGTCAGTTATACGATGGATAACCTTTTGCATTGGGCGCAAAGCCAGATGGACGGTCTGATAACCAAAAAGGACCGTTTTGAATTAAAGGCTGTATTTGATGAATTATTGGTGCTCTATCTTCCTCTGATTAAACAGAAAGGTATCCAATTGGAACGGTTGGTTGAGGACAACAGCATCATTAGCGCTGATCGCAATCAGGTCAGTCTTGTGTTACGAAATCTGATCGATAATGCAATTAAATTCACCCCCTTAGGCGGAAGAATCTGGTTTACGCTGCAATCTATACCCGAAGGCGTACAATTTTTGGCGGAAAATGAGGTTGCGGATAATCCTGGAATAGATATCGACAATAGGATTGGGAATAAGATGGCAAGCGCTACACGTGGTACCGGAAATGAACAGGGCGTTGGACTTGGCCTGATATTATGCCAGGAATACGTCAAAAATAATGGAGGCACATTTCAGGTCCATCAAAAGGAAAACAGGATCAGATTTTCTGTGGTACTGCCAGGTGAGGGGTAA
- a CDS encoding 2'-5' RNA ligase family protein has translation MKKRIHNQTSLFGPDYAYLVVLSPPDDIKADIALIKKELNAIADITEKNVHSIAHITLTDRRTDDEALPEIIKELTSGSKPFPIRVQGWDYFDHKNSVTVYLKINNPEPIIELMISVKSKARTPHISLAKKIPHKTFEVLRPYLEKLEYSAEWTCKEVTVLKKLMSKKELGFKDRVSIPLQ, from the coding sequence ATGAAGAAACGCATCCATAACCAGACTTCTTTGTTCGGGCCTGACTATGCCTATCTTGTCGTGCTTTCTCCTCCGGACGACATTAAGGCTGATATAGCCCTGATCAAGAAGGAACTGAATGCTATTGCGGATATTACGGAAAAGAATGTCCATTCTATCGCCCATATTACCCTAACAGACCGACGTACAGATGATGAAGCCTTACCCGAAATTATAAAGGAACTGACTTCCGGAAGCAAGCCTTTCCCGATAAGAGTGCAGGGTTGGGATTATTTTGACCACAAAAACAGCGTTACCGTTTATTTAAAAATCAATAATCCGGAACCTATTATAGAGCTGATGATTTCTGTGAAATCCAAAGCCAGGACTCCCCATATTAGCCTGGCGAAAAAAATTCCTCATAAAACATTTGAGGTACTAAGACCTTATCTTGAAAAATTGGAGTATTCTGCAGAATGGACCTGCAAGGAAGTTACAGTACTTAAAAAGCTGATGTCTAAAAAAGAACTTGGATTTAAGGACCGGGTGTCGATACCGCTGCAATAA
- a CDS encoding SDR family NAD(P)-dependent oxidoreductase produces MHTNERKTALVSGANTGVGFQIAKALADNGYTVYLGSRNLKKGEAAVAAIGGLTKALQLDITDNDSIQAAVNVIENEFGYLTVLVNNAAISNAGKPGRTMQEILSAQLASITSINEMKTVWETNVFGTLAITQAFLPWNCSLICHKN; encoded by the coding sequence ATGCATACAAATGAGAGAAAAACAGCACTGGTTTCAGGTGCTAACACTGGTGTCGGGTTCCAGATAGCCAAAGCTTTGGCTGATAATGGATACACGGTATATTTGGGTTCCAGAAACCTTAAAAAAGGAGAAGCGGCTGTTGCAGCCATCGGTGGCCTTACTAAAGCCCTTCAATTGGACATTACGGATAACGACTCTATACAAGCGGCAGTGAACGTCATTGAAAATGAATTCGGATACCTCACCGTACTTGTGAATAATGCTGCTATTTCAAATGCAGGAAAACCTGGACGGACTATGCAGGAAATTTTGTCAGCACAACTTGCCAGTATCACGTCGATAAATGAGATGAAGACCGTTTGGGAAACGAATGTCTTTGGAACTCTGGCAATAACGCAGGCGTTTTTGCCATGGAATTGCTCCCTTATTTGCCATAAAAACTGA
- a CDS encoding FAD-dependent oxidoreductase — MNNFSDALISSGDNVSFWIDTTPIISFKKPEGSAKTEVLIIGGGIAGLTTAYLLSKAGKKVIVVEDGFIGSGETGRTTAHLSNALDDRYYYLERIFGKEAAGLAAESHTAAIDEIEKIIRTEHIDCAFRRVNGYLFLHPSDKEENLDKELEASQRAGLSTILLPKIPTMAGGSDQRCIVFPNQAQFHILQYLSGLAKAIIRYGGIIYTEAHAENITKEGATVNGFAFRADHIVVATNSPVNDVLKMHTKQHAYRSYVIAGKIRKGLLPYALWWDTGDMDSKWVSQPYHYARVAEYDSENDLLIVGGEDHKTGQGDEESLSESARYDKLEAWTRERFPMLGDLSYRWSGQIIEPVDSLGFMGKNPGDENIYIITGDSGNGMTHATLGGMIITDSIRGIPNRWQELYSPSRITLSTAIDFLKEAGNMAVQYMDWIGTPDLQNIADLEPGQGGVLSHGIRKIAVYRDYDNKLSAFNAVCPHLGCIVQWNNDEKSFDCPCHGSRFTHEGKVVNGPSIENLRKIRIT, encoded by the coding sequence ATGAATAATTTCAGCGATGCACTCATTTCTTCAGGCGATAATGTGTCTTTTTGGATAGACACTACGCCCATAATTTCTTTTAAAAAACCGGAAGGTTCGGCAAAAACCGAAGTGTTGATTATTGGCGGTGGTATTGCAGGACTTACGACTGCCTATCTTCTTTCAAAAGCAGGAAAAAAAGTCATAGTTGTGGAAGACGGATTTATAGGAAGCGGTGAAACCGGAAGAACTACGGCCCATTTAAGTAATGCGCTTGATGACCGTTACTATTATCTGGAACGGATATTTGGAAAAGAAGCGGCTGGATTAGCGGCAGAAAGCCACACGGCGGCAATTGATGAAATTGAGAAAATTATCAGGACAGAACATATTGATTGTGCATTCAGGAGAGTAAATGGTTATTTATTCCTGCATCCGTCAGACAAGGAAGAGAATCTTGATAAGGAACTGGAAGCTTCACAAAGAGCAGGACTTTCCACAATCCTGTTGCCAAAAATTCCAACTATGGCGGGAGGTAGTGACCAAAGATGTATTGTTTTTCCTAATCAGGCTCAATTCCATATACTTCAGTATCTGAGTGGACTTGCAAAAGCGATAATACGTTATGGAGGTATCATATACACAGAAGCACATGCTGAAAACATCACTAAAGAAGGAGCTACGGTAAATGGATTTGCTTTTAGGGCAGACCACATCGTTGTAGCAACAAATTCTCCTGTGAATGATGTTTTGAAGATGCACACCAAACAGCATGCCTACAGAAGTTATGTCATTGCCGGCAAAATCAGGAAAGGTCTGCTTCCTTATGCGTTATGGTGGGATACGGGCGACATGGATTCCAAATGGGTATCACAACCGTATCATTATGCCCGAGTAGCGGAATATGATTCAGAAAATGACCTGCTCATAGTGGGTGGAGAAGACCATAAAACAGGGCAGGGAGATGAGGAGTCCCTTTCGGAGTCTGCACGTTATGACAAACTGGAAGCCTGGACGCGTGAGCGTTTTCCTATGCTTGGAGATTTATCCTATCGCTGGTCCGGCCAGATTATTGAACCTGTAGATTCCTTAGGATTTATGGGTAAAAATCCGGGTGATGAAAATATTTATATCATAACAGGCGATTCCGGAAACGGAATGACACACGCCACATTGGGTGGAATGATTATCACAGATAGCATTAGAGGCATTCCTAATAGATGGCAGGAATTGTACAGTCCTTCCCGCATTACTTTAAGCACTGCCATCGATTTTTTAAAAGAAGCAGGCAATATGGCCGTACAATATATGGATTGGATAGGAACACCTGACCTTCAAAATATTGCCGACCTTGAACCGGGGCAGGGTGGTGTCCTTTCCCATGGCATACGTAAAATAGCGGTATATCGCGATTATGATAATAAGCTAAGTGCTTTTAATGCAGTATGTCCGCATCTGGGCTGTATCGTACAATGGAATAATGACGAAAAATCATTTGATTGTCCGTGTCATGGTTCCCGATTTACGCATGAAGGCAAAGTGGTGAATGGACCATCAATTGAAAATTTACGAAAAATTCGTATTACATAG
- a CDS encoding YoaK family protein — protein MFRHTGKGRTYLHNLRLASLLSAVAGIVNIVGVLGLNTLTTNVTGHFAFLSEEFVTKNYSLVWVYLFYVVFFLAGAFVSSILIEIAARRNVIHSYALPISLEIIVLLVVSFADTPMDNDQFPSKVFLSCLLLFAMGLQNSLVTKVSQSVVRTTHLTGLFTDLGIELSQLLFYRGLSERAILERVSF, from the coding sequence ATGTTTAGACATACGGGAAAGGGTAGAACCTATTTGCACAACCTCAGGCTGGCTTCACTTTTGTCAGCGGTTGCGGGTATTGTAAATATTGTCGGAGTGCTGGGTCTTAACACATTGACGACCAACGTCACAGGTCATTTTGCTTTCTTATCGGAAGAATTTGTTACAAAAAATTACAGCCTTGTCTGGGTATATCTTTTCTATGTTGTGTTCTTTTTAGCCGGGGCATTCGTTTCAAGTATCTTAATTGAAATCGCAGCCAGACGCAATGTAATCCATTCCTATGCATTGCCTATAAGTTTGGAAATTATTGTGCTTCTGGTGGTTAGCTTTGCTGATACGCCTATGGACAACGACCAGTTCCCTTCAAAAGTTTTCCTTTCGTGTCTGCTGCTATTTGCCATGGGTCTACAAAATTCGCTTGTGACCAAAGTTTCCCAATCTGTAGTACGGACCACCCACCTGACCGGATTATTTACCGATTTGGGAATAGAGCTCTCACAGTTACTATTTTACAGAGGATTGTCTGAGCGTGCTATCTTAGAAAGAGTATCCTTTTGA
- a CDS encoding alpha/beta hydrolase, with protein MQYVTLLGDFIGNAKKTFKTGWVTTVSKGNIFLFIQLFACNFCFSQSYSHLSISDTITIHSKVFDAKRKVIITKPSPAKTEEKQSNYIVYMDADDQNINGSFLQSANNLIANKEIPQSYLIGIIHEDRNTELLEKDKLLNFLKEELIPLLEDKYGKANKITIAGHSFGGYFATYAFLKDNDVFNSCIAISPAYWPNKNDVIELLHEKASLVHGSFYLAVGDKRWDEISLRKNVFKVQKTLRNQKNLSFGFNDLTGFAHNATPVVGFGLGLSFVYDEWEWINILEEQDNKLKQFPDFWGHLEIKAEALFHLNRVSEAKSFYQKALKNTAKDKHLSKSEMREVTKRLRTKIKKCSKILR; from the coding sequence ATGCAATACGTTACACTTTTGGGAGACTTTATAGGAAATGCTAAAAAAACATTCAAAACAGGTTGGGTAACGACTGTTTCAAAAGGGAATATTTTTCTGTTCATTCAACTTTTTGCTTGTAATTTTTGCTTTTCCCAAAGCTATTCACACTTGAGTATTTCAGATACAATAACGATCCATTCAAAAGTATTTGATGCCAAAAGAAAAGTAATTATAACAAAACCCTCACCTGCAAAGACAGAGGAGAAACAAAGTAACTATATTGTATATATGGATGCAGATGACCAAAATATCAATGGGTCATTTCTACAATCTGCCAACAATTTAATCGCTAATAAAGAAATACCACAGAGCTATTTGATTGGAATAATTCACGAAGACAGGAATACGGAACTTTTGGAGAAAGACAAGCTGCTAAATTTTCTTAAAGAAGAATTGATTCCTTTGCTTGAAGATAAGTATGGGAAAGCAAATAAAATAACCATAGCAGGTCATTCTTTTGGTGGATATTTTGCAACGTACGCATTTCTGAAGGATAATGATGTTTTTAATTCTTGTATAGCAATTAGTCCGGCTTACTGGCCAAACAAAAATGATGTTATCGAACTATTACATGAAAAGGCAAGCCTTGTTCATGGCAGCTTCTACTTAGCCGTTGGTGATAAGAGATGGGATGAAATTTCCTTAAGAAAAAACGTATTTAAGGTACAAAAAACACTAAGAAATCAAAAGAACCTTTCTTTTGGCTTTAATGATTTGACAGGCTTTGCCCACAATGCTACTCCGGTAGTAGGCTTTGGATTAGGACTTAGCTTTGTTTATGACGAATGGGAATGGATAAATATTCTGGAAGAACAGGACAATAAATTAAAGCAGTTCCCGGATTTTTGGGGTCATCTTGAAATAAAAGCAGAGGCATTGTTCCATTTAAACCGTGTTTCAGAAGCAAAATCCTTTTATCAGAAAGCATTAAAAAATACAGCAAAGGATAAACACTTGTCCAAATCGGAAATGAGAGAGGTAACGAAAAGACTGCGTACTAAAATTAAAAAATGCAGTAAAATTTTACGATAA
- a CDS encoding AraC family transcriptional regulator, whose translation MYHQLLPIQPALGRYIANASYFQQNPEDFCEFKMVPRIFSTLFFVIEKKQSLEMLYGTENYIFRPNSVYAFGVGNLPASFHVLSEIEVILVQMQPGISCLFHNDDAHIFANKRFDITDIDQNTRDVNEKLAYADSVDLKWQLVQEYLIRKFRVNLPLKYGAVAKAINILCQKSGHFPVENLSEQVFTSNRNLNYLFMEYIGFSPKKYGDMIRFNSFVNLYAQNPEILFDIALRCGYHDLSHLNKDFMRYMGTSPSDYFSNTHSDINNWCELDYLKP comes from the coding sequence ATGTATCACCAGTTACTTCCCATACAGCCTGCGTTGGGCAGATATATTGCAAACGCCTCATATTTTCAACAGAATCCGGAGGACTTTTGCGAATTTAAGATGGTTCCCCGGATTTTTTCAACATTATTTTTTGTGATAGAAAAGAAGCAGTCTCTTGAAATGTTGTATGGTACTGAAAATTATATATTCCGTCCCAATTCTGTTTACGCCTTTGGTGTGGGAAATCTTCCTGCTTCATTTCATGTTTTGTCTGAAATCGAAGTTATACTGGTCCAGATGCAACCTGGTATTTCCTGTCTATTCCACAATGATGATGCGCATATTTTTGCCAACAAGCGGTTTGATATAACAGATATCGATCAAAATACCCGAGACGTGAATGAAAAACTAGCTTATGCCGATTCAGTAGATTTAAAATGGCAGTTGGTACAGGAGTATCTTATCCGAAAATTTAGGGTAAATCTTCCCTTAAAATATGGCGCGGTTGCAAAAGCCATCAATATTCTGTGTCAAAAATCGGGTCATTTTCCTGTGGAAAACCTAAGCGAACAAGTGTTTACCAGTAACAGGAACCTGAATTATCTTTTCATGGAGTATATCGGTTTTTCTCCAAAAAAATATGGCGATATGATTCGTTTTAATTCATTTGTAAATCTTTACGCCCAAAATCCGGAAATACTGTTCGATATTGCACTGCGATGCGGCTACCACGATCTTTCTCACCTGAACAAGGATTTTATGCGATACATGGGGACTTCGCCGTCGGATTATTTTTCAAATACCCATTCCGACATCAATAATTGGTGTGAACTGGATTATCTGAAACCCTGA
- a CDS encoding DUF72 domain-containing protein — translation MKKKNIYIGCSSYNTADWKGVFYPENLPKTKWFEYYCEHFSTYELNSTFYRFPTLKSLQSWQDKTPENFLFSIKAPKQITHIHRFKECRQLIEDFYMVSSEGLAGKLGCVLFQLPPGFDYSASGLELIVNSLNPEFKNVVEFRNQSWWIPEVFDALKQRNITFCSVNYPKLPSDIMVTSDIGYVRFHGNPKLFYSAYDREILEKAQNEILSTNKFKEVFVYFNNTASTAGVLNALEMKELLKSNQV, via the coding sequence ATGAAAAAGAAAAATATATACATAGGCTGTTCCAGCTATAATACTGCTGACTGGAAAGGTGTTTTCTATCCGGAAAACTTACCTAAAACCAAATGGTTTGAATATTACTGCGAACATTTTTCTACCTACGAGCTCAATTCGACATTTTACAGGTTTCCCACACTTAAAAGTTTGCAGTCATGGCAAGATAAAACACCCGAAAACTTCCTGTTTTCAATAAAAGCACCCAAACAGATTACCCATATTCACAGGTTTAAAGAATGCAGACAGTTAATAGAAGACTTTTATATGGTGAGCAGTGAAGGACTTGCCGGGAAATTAGGTTGTGTTTTATTCCAATTGCCGCCAGGTTTTGATTATAGTGCCTCAGGTCTGGAACTGATAGTAAACAGCCTGAACCCTGAATTTAAAAACGTAGTCGAATTTCGTAATCAAAGTTGGTGGATACCCGAAGTATTTGATGCTTTAAAGCAAAGAAACATAACCTTTTGCAGTGTAAATTATCCTAAACTGCCTTCGGATATTATGGTGACTTCTGACATTGGCTATGTAAGATTTCATGGAAATCCTAAATTATTTTATTCAGCCTATGACCGGGAAATATTAGAAAAAGCTCAAAATGAGATTCTCAGCACAAATAAATTTAAAGAAGTATTCGTCTATTTCAACAATACTGCCAGCACAGCAGGTGTCTTAAATGCACTTGAAATGAAGGAATTATTAAAATCGAACCAGGTTTGA
- a CDS encoding DUF4886 domain-containing protein, which produces MKKLILLILLLFMVKASGQNQTRKVLFLGNSYTYVNDLPYIISELAASVGDVLVYDSHLIGGYTLEDHFASTVSLNKIRSQNWDYIILQEQSQRPAFIIPSGFMNGFNNLTTFIKANKPCAQVMSFMTWGYKNGDTQNCSANPAVCTYDGMQTQLTNRYVSMSDLFESEITPVGVVWKHIRENYPSIELYQADGSHPSVAGSYLAACCFYATIFRKNPGQISNNYGLDANTASIIRNAAKTLVFDQMEQWYIGRYVPVSDFDYVIGTGHNEIKINRNETTYRNSFIWDFGDGTTATDRTPTHSYSADGTYTIRLTSYKCFLGQNIESVFERTVNFCAHTNTIYPNLLLCPDETGTLWTQPADSYQWYDETSPINGATNQSLQVEPGRAYRVLTTVNGCSEMSSPMLVDSYMNIEDCRLRLPENKAVEATIFPNPVKDILTIRTNKTLQEISVYDMTGKRITVNQVSPYAYDVSGILKGMYFLRISLENGSYVSTKFIKE; this is translated from the coding sequence ATGAAAAAATTAATCCTCTTAATACTATTGCTTTTTATGGTAAAAGCATCGGGTCAGAATCAGACAAGAAAGGTGTTGTTTTTAGGGAACAGTTATACTTATGTAAATGACCTGCCCTATATAATTTCTGAATTGGCTGCCAGTGTGGGCGATGTTTTAGTTTATGACAGCCACTTAATAGGAGGATATACTTTGGAAGACCATTTTGCAAGCACTGTTTCATTAAACAAAATCAGGTCACAAAATTGGGATTATATCATATTACAGGAGCAAAGCCAACGGCCGGCATTTATAATTCCAAGCGGATTCATGAACGGGTTTAATAACCTGACAACGTTTATAAAAGCAAATAAGCCTTGTGCACAGGTTATGTCTTTTATGACCTGGGGATATAAAAACGGGGATACTCAAAATTGTTCTGCAAATCCAGCCGTGTGTACTTATGACGGAATGCAGACCCAATTGACGAACCGATATGTAAGCATGTCAGATTTGTTCGAATCCGAAATTACACCTGTAGGAGTAGTCTGGAAACATATAAGGGAAAATTACCCTTCCATAGAGTTGTATCAGGCTGATGGCAGCCATCCGTCTGTTGCCGGTTCTTATCTTGCCGCCTGTTGCTTTTATGCTACTATTTTCAGAAAAAATCCCGGACAGATTTCTAATAATTATGGTTTGGATGCAAATACGGCATCCATTATAAGAAATGCGGCTAAAACTTTAGTGTTTGACCAGATGGAACAATGGTATATAGGAAGATATGTCCCGGTTTCAGATTTTGATTATGTAATAGGAACCGGCCATAATGAAATAAAAATAAACAGGAATGAAACCACTTACAGAAATTCCTTTATATGGGATTTTGGTGACGGAACAACTGCAACAGACCGCACGCCAACACATAGTTATTCTGCGGATGGAACTTATACAATCAGACTGACTTCCTACAAATGTTTTTTAGGGCAGAATATAGAGTCGGTTTTTGAACGTACCGTAAATTTTTGTGCCCACACGAATACCATTTACCCAAACCTTTTACTTTGCCCGGATGAAACTGGAACACTTTGGACACAGCCTGCAGATAGCTATCAATGGTATGATGAAACAAGCCCAATAAATGGGGCAACAAATCAATCCTTGCAGGTTGAACCCGGAAGAGCCTACAGGGTGTTGACTACGGTGAATGGCTGTTCCGAAATGTCTTCGCCAATGTTGGTAGATTCGTATATGAATATTGAAGACTGTAGATTGCGACTTCCGGAAAATAAAGCTGTAGAAGCCACCATTTTCCCCAATCCGGTTAAAGACATTCTTACTATCCGGACGAATAAAACCCTACAGGAAATTTCGGTTTATGACATGACGGGAAAAAGAATAACTGTAAATCAGGTTTCACCTTATGCTTATGATGTGTCCGGAATTTTAAAAGGGATGTATTTTTTAAGAATTAGCCTTGAAAATGGTAGCTATGTTTCAACAAAATTTATAAAAGAATAA
- a CDS encoding low affinity iron permease family protein — translation MESKNKKKKDFFETFASKVAHATGSTAAFLIAFAIVVTWGICGPVFNYSETWQLVINTGTTIITFLMVFLIQKSQNKDSLAMQLKLNELLASSKLASNRLVDIEDLTEDEMLIINRYYSKLNELAKKERALHESHSLDEAKEGHQYKIRLKKPKNSKRSVAKKPQNRKKT, via the coding sequence ATGGAATCAAAAAACAAAAAAAAGAAAGATTTTTTTGAAACTTTCGCTTCAAAAGTTGCCCATGCGACAGGCTCTACAGCCGCTTTTCTGATCGCTTTTGCTATAGTAGTAACCTGGGGAATATGCGGTCCTGTTTTTAACTATTCCGAAACCTGGCAGCTGGTAATCAATACCGGAACTACAATTATCACTTTTCTGATGGTTTTTCTTATCCAGAAATCTCAAAACAAGGATTCGCTTGCCATGCAGTTAAAACTTAATGAGCTTTTGGCTTCCAGCAAACTGGCCAGCAATCGCCTGGTAGATATTGAAGACCTTACTGAAGATGAAATGCTAATCATTAACAGGTATTACAGCAAGCTGAATGAATTGGCTAAAAAAGAAAGGGCACTTCACGAATCACATTCACTTGATGAAGCCAAAGAAGGACACCAATACAAAATACGCCTCAAGAAGCCCAAAAACAGCAAACGTTCTGTAGCGAAAAAGCCACAAAACCGTAAAAAAACTTAA